One Tessaracoccus lacteus DNA window includes the following coding sequences:
- a CDS encoding NAD-dependent epimerase/dehydratase family protein, translating to MQSLPPVIGEDVAEIIGRDLPWDELSGKTVLVTGANGMLPSYVVHTLLGLNDARDAGITVIGLVRNEEKARRILGPVLNRPDFRLLATDVTQLHDLDGDLDVVIHGASAARPALHASDPVATIKANLLGSFNLLDLCVAKGAGRFVLMSSSEVYGAQPEGVRLIPENSYGGFDILNPRASYSEGKRAAETIASVYANQYDLDARIVRFGHIYGPGMALDDGRVQADFAANVVRGEDIVLNSDGAAMRTYTYVADAVAGMFSALLLGTDRAYNVADANGMVSIRDLALHFTKARPEKNLQRVFSNPEHADDRAYNSSAFLGLDSSALEALGWKALVDLEHGIDRMLRSYEGR from the coding sequence ATGCAGTCCCTTCCCCCCGTCATCGGCGAGGACGTCGCCGAGATCATCGGCCGCGACCTGCCCTGGGATGAGCTCAGTGGAAAGACGGTGCTGGTCACCGGAGCCAACGGCATGCTCCCCTCCTACGTCGTCCACACGCTGCTCGGCCTCAACGACGCCCGCGATGCGGGTATCACGGTCATCGGGCTGGTCCGCAACGAGGAGAAGGCCCGCCGCATCCTCGGCCCGGTCCTCAACCGGCCCGACTTCCGGCTGCTCGCCACCGACGTGACGCAGCTGCACGACCTCGACGGCGACCTCGACGTCGTGATCCACGGCGCCAGCGCCGCGCGCCCCGCGCTGCACGCCTCCGACCCCGTCGCCACCATCAAGGCCAACCTGCTCGGCAGCTTCAACCTGCTCGACCTGTGCGTCGCCAAGGGCGCCGGCCGGTTCGTGCTGATGAGCTCGTCGGAGGTCTACGGCGCGCAACCGGAGGGCGTCCGGCTCATCCCGGAGAACTCCTACGGCGGCTTCGACATCCTGAACCCGCGCGCCAGCTACTCCGAGGGCAAGCGTGCCGCCGAGACCATCGCCTCGGTCTACGCGAACCAGTACGACCTCGACGCACGTATCGTGCGCTTCGGCCACATCTACGGCCCCGGCATGGCGCTCGACGACGGCCGTGTGCAGGCCGACTTCGCCGCCAACGTCGTGCGCGGCGAGGACATCGTCCTCAACAGCGACGGCGCCGCGATGCGCACCTACACCTACGTCGCCGACGCTGTCGCGGGCATGTTCTCCGCGCTGCTGCTCGGCACCGACCGCGCGTATAACGTGGCCGACGCGAACGGCATGGTCAGCATCCGCGACCTCGCCCTGCACTTCACGAAGGCCCGCCCCGAGAAGAACCTGCAGCGCGTGTTCTCCAACCCGGAGCACGCCGACGACCGCGCCTACAACAGCAGCGCCTTCCTCGGGCTCGACAGCTCTGCCCTGGAGGCGCTGGGCTGGAAGGCACTGGTGGACCTGGAACACGGCATCGACCGGATGCTCCGCAGCTACGAGGGCCGCTGA
- a CDS encoding LCP family protein, with translation MSEDHQRPRRGLPPDAPIPAEASDPATGRADGSSAPAPDAPTGGPADDSSPSPADQPPVLDLADSWFRAESRRPGDPANGSHTPGRAASSAGPDAPDPDLTPTRGIPLGRHTAADAWAAHASPADTTHDEPDPPVGPTIPSDVEADAEVAQGEAIVEEQAEERPVDVAALIAATDAADLPTPDTTWLAPEHAVPVEDDGRRSLRASILLTLASLVLPGSGLLGARRTWLKVLGGTVALLMIVVAIVGGWYALNNQVALAKFAASSSGLTFLSFALAAFAVVWVGLIATTHIVTRPAGTRGGRKILGAVVVTALAFTASAPSAVGARYARDAYLLVNQVLPDASDVKATNRPTLATQEADPWAGIERVNVLLLGADGDASRADRIDDYGIRTDTIMVASIDTATGDTTLIQIPRNVQYTPFPEGSEMASVFPDGFRGTPESDFWVNGIWETVEKQYPDLLGDATYPGAEGLKQGVEGITGLKMDYFVMLNIDGLKELIDAMGGVTVNINQELAIGGSHEPYREPSGYLTPGPNQKLGGYKAMWYARSRFNTDDYNRMARQSCLVDAIIAQANPQTLLTSFEPIAAASADLLTTDIPQQDLSAFIDLAFRVKDATVSRLVFTNGKNGYSYANPDFDAMQAAVKKAITPKETASAKPSATSSATATKSKTSTATKTSTSNGEGAETVADACAYTGDAE, from the coding sequence ATGAGCGAAGACCACCAGCGGCCCCGCCGCGGGCTCCCCCCGGACGCACCGATTCCGGCAGAGGCGAGCGACCCGGCGACCGGACGGGCCGACGGGTCCTCCGCGCCCGCCCCGGACGCACCCACAGGGGGACCCGCAGACGACTCCTCCCCGTCCCCGGCCGACCAACCGCCCGTCCTCGACCTGGCCGACAGCTGGTTCCGCGCCGAGTCCCGGCGCCCTGGGGATCCCGCAAACGGGAGCCACACCCCGGGGAGGGCAGCCTCATCAGCCGGCCCTGATGCCCCCGACCCTGACCTGACGCCGACCCGCGGCATCCCGCTCGGACGCCACACCGCCGCCGACGCATGGGCGGCGCACGCCTCACCCGCCGACACGACGCACGACGAGCCAGACCCACCCGTCGGCCCGACAATCCCCTCCGATGTGGAGGCGGACGCCGAGGTGGCTCAGGGCGAAGCGATCGTCGAGGAGCAGGCGGAGGAGCGACCCGTCGACGTCGCCGCCCTCATCGCCGCCACGGACGCCGCCGACCTGCCGACGCCGGACACGACCTGGCTGGCGCCCGAGCACGCGGTTCCCGTCGAGGACGACGGCAGACGCAGTCTCCGGGCCTCGATCCTGCTGACCCTCGCGTCGCTCGTGCTGCCCGGATCCGGGCTGCTGGGCGCGAGGAGGACGTGGCTCAAGGTCCTCGGCGGCACCGTGGCGCTGCTGATGATCGTCGTCGCGATCGTCGGTGGCTGGTACGCACTCAACAACCAGGTCGCCCTGGCGAAGTTCGCCGCATCCAGCTCCGGCCTGACGTTCCTCAGCTTCGCGCTCGCCGCCTTCGCCGTCGTCTGGGTCGGGCTGATCGCCACGACCCACATCGTGACACGGCCCGCCGGCACCAGGGGCGGCCGCAAGATCCTCGGCGCCGTCGTCGTGACCGCGCTGGCGTTCACCGCGTCCGCTCCGTCGGCCGTCGGCGCCCGCTACGCGCGCGATGCCTATCTCCTGGTCAACCAGGTCCTCCCCGACGCGAGCGACGTGAAGGCCACGAACCGCCCGACCCTCGCCACCCAGGAGGCCGATCCGTGGGCCGGAATCGAGCGGGTCAACGTCCTGCTCCTCGGCGCCGACGGTGACGCCTCCCGCGCTGACCGGATCGACGACTACGGCATCCGCACCGACACCATCATGGTGGCCTCGATCGACACGGCCACCGGCGACACCACGCTCATCCAGATCCCCCGCAACGTGCAGTACACGCCGTTCCCCGAGGGCTCTGAGATGGCATCGGTGTTCCCCGACGGGTTCAGGGGTACGCCCGAGTCCGACTTCTGGGTAAACGGCATCTGGGAGACCGTCGAGAAGCAGTACCCGGACCTGCTCGGGGACGCGACCTACCCGGGCGCGGAGGGGCTGAAGCAGGGCGTCGAGGGCATCACCGGCCTGAAGATGGACTACTTCGTGATGCTCAATATCGACGGGCTCAAGGAGCTCATCGACGCGATGGGTGGCGTCACGGTCAACATCAACCAGGAGTTGGCGATCGGCGGCTCGCACGAGCCCTATCGCGAGCCCAGCGGCTACCTCACCCCCGGCCCGAACCAGAAGCTCGGCGGCTATAAGGCCATGTGGTACGCCCGTAGCCGCTTCAATACCGACGACTACAACCGCATGGCCCGCCAGTCCTGCCTCGTGGACGCGATCATCGCCCAGGCAAATCCGCAGACGCTGCTCACGAGCTTCGAGCCCATCGCCGCAGCCTCGGCCGACCTGCTGACGACCGACATCCCGCAGCAGGACCTGAGCGCGTTCATCGACCTGGCCTTCCGGGTCAAGGACGCCACGGTCAGCCGGCTGGTCTTCACCAACGGCAAGAACGGCTACTCCTACGCCAACCCGGACTTCGACGCCATGCAGGCGGCCGTCAAGAAGGCGATCACACCCAAGGAGACGGCGTCGGCGAAGCCCAGCGCCACCTCGTCGGCCACCGCCACCAAGAGCAAAACCTCCACCGCCACCAAGACGTCGACCAGCAACGGCGAGGGCGCGGAGACCGTAGCCGACGCCTGCGCCTACACGGGCGACGCTGAGTAG
- a CDS encoding CDP-glycerol glycerophosphotransferase family protein, whose translation MPTQFTITSITWERVNLTIDLSATWAPDWDLSDRQPVLPAAPIRRLADLPTPAVAPARPVSGPGLAPISEHDADDSDPDLEAEEGGDADEESVEGARRTAAFDQDEESVDSGVLPTLGCVFIRDVSQGHDVDWVHLAEGHYRIHISLSTFANRKFLPNGTWKFYAWLDNGTEAGAVVGARWPLDKLDALEDHSRVFLYAGNKSAYTVSFGITESESPLFAMRAYSFGRGGGAKKKPSPVLHPVKRTRAIIKSWTSTAKKRQLAKDIYERSLQAERIKRAVTDKPGTVRRPRILFASEAREGIEGNLLAVRDRMLERGLDRTYDFHYSFRTRHSATSLGFVKLLQEMGKADIILLDDYFPPLGWLNLSPATKVIQLWHAGSGFKSVGYSRFGKFGSPGLTNAHRKYTYTITGSRHLKHVYSEAFGIEEEAVIPTGLPRIDTFLDPADQAAARQDAYEAFPQLKGKKVIMFAPTFRGRGAAEATYPYDKIDFEALYELCGEDTVVAFRMHHFIPGQVPIPEHMRDRFIDVASYRNGNNLLLVTDLLITDYSSIIYEYSLLKRPMLFFAYDEQVYSSVRGFHRPYEETAPGKVCHTFDELLTAIRDEDFETWRGDQFRKENFDNIDTHSSDRVIDWLILGEPPAEAVTPEHHADVAAPQATDNEEKELR comes from the coding sequence ATGCCAACCCAGTTCACGATCACGTCGATCACGTGGGAGCGGGTCAACCTCACCATCGACCTGAGTGCTACCTGGGCGCCGGACTGGGATCTGTCGGACAGACAGCCGGTACTCCCCGCTGCTCCCATCCGGAGACTCGCGGACCTTCCCACTCCGGCCGTCGCTCCCGCACGCCCCGTCAGCGGCCCGGGCCTCGCGCCCATCAGCGAACACGACGCCGACGACAGCGACCCAGACCTGGAGGCCGAGGAAGGCGGGGACGCCGACGAGGAGTCGGTCGAGGGCGCTCGTCGGACCGCAGCTTTCGACCAGGACGAAGAGTCCGTCGACTCCGGCGTCCTCCCGACGCTCGGGTGCGTCTTCATCCGCGACGTCAGCCAGGGCCACGATGTCGACTGGGTACACCTCGCCGAGGGTCATTACCGCATCCACATCAGCCTGTCTACGTTCGCGAACCGCAAGTTCCTGCCCAACGGCACCTGGAAGTTCTACGCCTGGCTCGACAACGGCACCGAGGCCGGGGCCGTCGTCGGCGCCCGGTGGCCGCTGGACAAGCTGGACGCCCTCGAGGACCACTCGCGCGTCTTCCTCTACGCCGGCAACAAGAGCGCCTACACCGTCTCCTTCGGCATCACCGAGAGCGAGAGCCCGCTGTTCGCGATGCGCGCCTACAGCTTCGGTCGCGGGGGAGGCGCCAAGAAGAAACCGTCCCCCGTCCTGCATCCGGTCAAGCGCACCAGGGCCATCATCAAGTCGTGGACCTCAACCGCGAAGAAGCGCCAACTGGCCAAGGACATCTACGAGCGGTCTCTCCAGGCCGAGCGCATCAAGCGGGCCGTCACCGACAAGCCCGGCACCGTGCGCCGACCCCGGATCCTGTTCGCCTCCGAGGCCCGGGAGGGCATCGAGGGCAACCTGCTCGCGGTGCGCGACCGGATGCTCGAGCGGGGCCTCGACAGGACCTACGACTTCCACTACTCGTTCCGCACCCGCCACTCGGCCACGAGCCTCGGCTTCGTGAAGCTGCTGCAGGAGATGGGCAAGGCCGACATCATCCTGCTCGACGACTACTTCCCCCCGCTCGGCTGGCTGAACCTGAGCCCCGCGACCAAGGTCATCCAGCTGTGGCACGCCGGCAGCGGATTCAAGAGCGTCGGCTACAGCCGCTTCGGCAAGTTCGGCTCCCCCGGCCTGACGAACGCGCACCGCAAGTACACGTACACGATCACCGGCTCGCGCCACCTCAAGCACGTCTACTCCGAGGCCTTCGGCATCGAGGAGGAGGCGGTCATCCCGACCGGCCTGCCCCGCATCGACACCTTCCTCGATCCGGCCGACCAGGCGGCCGCACGCCAGGACGCCTACGAGGCGTTCCCGCAACTCAAGGGCAAGAAGGTCATCATGTTCGCGCCGACGTTCCGCGGTCGCGGCGCGGCGGAGGCAACGTACCCGTACGACAAGATCGACTTCGAGGCGCTGTACGAGCTGTGCGGCGAGGACACGGTCGTGGCGTTCCGCATGCACCACTTCATCCCCGGCCAGGTGCCGATCCCGGAGCACATGCGCGACCGCTTCATCGACGTCGCCAGCTACCGCAACGGCAACAACCTGCTGCTCGTCACGGACCTGCTCATCACCGACTACTCGTCGATCATCTACGAGTACTCACTGCTGAAGCGCCCCATGCTGTTCTTCGCCTATGACGAGCAGGTCTACTCGTCGGTGCGCGGCTTCCACCGCCCCTACGAGGAGACCGCCCCGGGTAAGGTCTGCCACACCTTCGACGAGCTGCTGACCGCCATCCGCGACGAGGACTTCGAGACGTGGCGCGGCGATCAATTCCGCAAGGAGAACTTCGATAACATCGACACCCATTCCTCGGACCGGGTCATCGACTGGCTGATCCTCGGCGAGCCCCCGGCAGAGGCCGTGACACCCGAGCACCACGCGGACGTGGCGGCCCCCCAGGCCACCGACAACGAGGAGAAGGAACTCCGTTGA
- a CDS encoding IspD/TarI family cytidylyltransferase produces MSTNIAVIFAGGIGSRMNSKALPKQFLEIHGKPILIHTLEKFENHPEIDAIVLATNPDWRDLTEKLLRKHEITKCQWVVNGGETGQESRHKALRTIAADVEDPSNVIVLLHDGVRPLINDALISENIEMARTKGNAITCTKNNETVAVSADETITEVIPRDHIYAAQAPQTFHLDEILALYDLAVEEGETNSIDSCTLMATHGRQLFRVEGPRSNIKITTAEDFYVCRTYFDVLETQQIVGM; encoded by the coding sequence TTGAGCACCAACATCGCGGTCATCTTCGCGGGGGGCATCGGCTCCCGCATGAACAGCAAGGCGCTGCCGAAGCAGTTCCTGGAGATCCACGGCAAGCCGATCCTGATCCACACGCTGGAGAAGTTCGAGAACCACCCGGAGATCGACGCCATCGTGCTGGCCACCAACCCCGACTGGCGCGATCTCACCGAGAAGCTGCTCCGCAAGCACGAGATCACCAAGTGCCAGTGGGTCGTCAACGGCGGCGAGACCGGCCAGGAATCCCGACACAAGGCGCTCCGCACCATCGCCGCCGACGTGGAGGACCCCTCCAACGTGATCGTGCTGCTGCACGACGGCGTCCGTCCCCTCATCAACGACGCGCTGATCTCGGAGAACATCGAGATGGCGCGTACAAAGGGCAACGCCATCACGTGCACCAAGAACAACGAGACCGTCGCCGTCAGCGCCGACGAGACCATCACCGAGGTCATCCCACGCGACCACATCTACGCGGCCCAGGCCCCGCAGACCTTCCATCTCGACGAGATCCTCGCCCTGTACGACCTAGCCGTCGAGGAGGGCGAGACCAACTCCATCGACTCCTGCACCCTGATGGCCACACATGGCCGCCAGCTGTTCCGGGTCGAGGGCCCCCGCTCGAACATCAAGATCACCACCGCGGAGGACTTCTACGTCTGCCGCACCTACTTCGACGTGCTGGAGACCCAGCAGATCGTGGGCATGTGA
- a CDS encoding pseudouridine synthase, producing the protein MRDWLVVKLAPSPDDVDALLADGTFVDQQGRPITGREPYTPHTFLWFHRPLRDEPEVPGELIVLHRDDRIVVLDKPHFLSTIPRGKHVVQSAVVRARLALDLPELSAAHRLDRGTAGVLLMTTEKRWRAPYQSVFAERRVAKTYRAIAPFDPALRFPRCVESHLTKRVGHLQAETLDLPPNSFTDIDLLEVHGDRALYEVRPLTGRTHQIRAHFNQLGIPLLGDPLYPEISPVDIDDFSDPLRLLAYRLEFVDPVDETVRKYTAARNLELPAGAG; encoded by the coding sequence ATGCGCGACTGGCTCGTCGTCAAGCTCGCCCCCAGCCCCGACGACGTGGACGCGCTGCTTGCCGACGGCACGTTCGTGGACCAGCAGGGCCGCCCCATCACCGGGCGTGAGCCGTATACGCCCCACACGTTCCTCTGGTTCCACCGCCCCCTGCGAGACGAGCCTGAGGTTCCCGGCGAGCTGATCGTCCTCCACCGGGACGACCGGATCGTCGTGCTCGACAAGCCCCACTTCCTCTCGACGATCCCGCGCGGCAAACACGTCGTGCAGTCTGCGGTGGTCAGGGCGCGGCTCGCGCTCGACCTCCCGGAGTTGTCGGCGGCCCACCGCCTCGACCGCGGCACGGCAGGGGTGCTGCTCATGACGACGGAGAAGCGGTGGCGCGCCCCCTACCAGTCGGTGTTCGCCGAGCGCCGGGTCGCGAAGACCTACCGCGCCATCGCCCCGTTCGATCCCGCGCTCCGGTTCCCGAGGTGCGTCGAGTCGCACCTCACCAAACGGGTCGGGCACCTGCAGGCCGAGACCCTGGACCTGCCGCCCAACTCCTTCACCGACATCGACCTGCTCGAGGTCCACGGCGACCGCGCCCTGTACGAGGTCCGGCCGCTGACGGGCCGCACGCACCAGATCCGCGCGCACTTCAACCAGCTGGGCATCCCGCTGCTCGGCGATCCGCTCTACCCGGAGATCTCCCCCGTCGACATCGACGACTTCTCCGATCCTCTGCGGCTGCTCGCCTACCGGCTCGAGTTCGTCGACCCAGTCGACGAGACGGTACGAAAGTACACGGCAGCCCGCAATCTGGAGCTCCCGGCGGGCGCAGGCTGA
- a CDS encoding stealth family protein, whose translation MRAGVAAFLQRGDRARQTRRSSESVWTTLGNHTLEATVRPSFRADEAIAETLATASAALHASDVPHVQVNSYPELPQIRIQPRHWDAALRALAADPSHHWYARRLGRIRPMTARLVAEPTGKLTVFRTWADPTGRFLGGPDVGIALSLVGDNPTPPVEAIDVVYTWVDGSDPTWQRRRDAHRGGPNDHLHDTAANRARYTTIEELRYSVRSLLRYAPWVRNIFVVTASQVPQWLADEHPGLKVVDHAEIFDDPAALPTFNSHAIESRLHHIDGLAEHYLYLNDDVFLSRYLPPSTFFDQDGNPRVFLSGLAVGDSPRTKHDAPVVAAAKNNRDLLLRLTNSPLAHRQKHVPHPQLRSVAFELEGRAPEEFERTGRAKFRSPRDLSVASSLLPYYCYLTGRGSLGSINHFYADVASWELTWRLPRLLRERDADIICLNATTHSQQRYAELIRAFYQAYFPGASRLERPPTP comes from the coding sequence ATGAGGGCAGGTGTCGCGGCGTTCCTGCAACGAGGCGACCGCGCCCGGCAGACCAGGAGGTCGTCGGAGTCGGTGTGGACGACACTCGGGAACCACACCCTCGAAGCGACTGTCCGACCCTCGTTCCGGGCCGACGAGGCCATCGCTGAGACGCTCGCCACGGCGTCGGCGGCCCTGCATGCCTCGGACGTGCCGCACGTCCAGGTGAACTCGTACCCGGAGCTACCGCAGATCCGGATTCAGCCCAGACATTGGGACGCCGCGCTGCGGGCACTCGCCGCCGACCCGTCGCATCACTGGTATGCGCGTCGGCTGGGCAGGATCCGGCCGATGACAGCGCGCCTCGTGGCCGAACCAACGGGCAAGCTGACGGTCTTTCGGACATGGGCCGACCCGACCGGACGCTTCCTCGGCGGTCCGGATGTGGGCATCGCCCTCTCGCTGGTGGGCGACAACCCCACCCCGCCCGTCGAGGCCATCGACGTCGTCTACACCTGGGTCGACGGCTCCGACCCCACCTGGCAGCGCCGACGCGACGCCCACCGGGGCGGCCCGAACGACCACCTGCACGACACCGCAGCCAACCGAGCGCGCTACACCACGATCGAGGAGCTGCGGTACTCGGTGCGGTCGCTGCTGCGTTACGCGCCCTGGGTCCGCAACATCTTCGTGGTAACCGCCTCGCAGGTGCCACAGTGGCTGGCCGACGAGCATCCCGGCCTGAAGGTCGTCGATCACGCCGAGATCTTCGACGACCCAGCCGCGCTTCCCACCTTCAACTCCCACGCCATCGAGTCCCGCCTGCACCACATCGACGGGCTCGCTGAGCACTACCTGTACCTCAACGACGACGTCTTCCTGTCGCGCTACCTGCCGCCCTCGACCTTCTTCGATCAGGACGGCAACCCCCGGGTATTCCTGAGCGGCCTCGCGGTGGGCGACTCTCCTCGGACGAAACACGACGCTCCCGTCGTAGCGGCCGCCAAGAACAACCGCGACCTCCTGCTCCGACTCACGAACAGCCCACTCGCCCACCGGCAGAAGCATGTGCCCCATCCGCAGCTGCGTTCGGTTGCCTTCGAGCTTGAGGGTCGGGCGCCAGAGGAGTTCGAGCGCACCGGCCGGGCGAAGTTCCGCTCCCCGAGGGACCTGTCCGTAGCGTCGTCGTTGCTTCCCTACTACTGCTACCTGACCGGAAGAGGCTCGCTGGGCAGCATCAACCACTTCTACGCCGACGTGGCCTCGTGGGAGCTGACGTGGCGTCTACCGCGGCTGCTGCGCGAACGTGACGCGGACATCATCTGCCTCAACGCGACCACGCATTCCCAGCAGCGCTACGCCGAGCTGATCCGAGCCTTCTACCAGGCATACTTCCCCGGCGCCAGCCGCCTAGAACGCCCGCCAACGCCCTGA
- a CDS encoding polysaccharide pyruvyl transferase family protein, which yields MHVIRILLLTNRDWDNVGDQLIEAGVISLIRAAMGNLGFTGEQFEIDSRDAELVPTRYRFTEDPSLLEPAREAISKADVLVFGGSPLFNYAYQDFYLRTIKTLQIAHEFGVPAILSSIGVEAFDGENPKAIALREALALPVVRQITTRDDLASLEQFVAGTDTPIALVSDPAVYTDVVVPRKPAATREKKRIGLMVTRAGIFKDNQIPFTAKKQRAFWQDVIVELTARGYDYRLFTTGHFADEVLLDLMVREDGIPAKKVALTVNSPEELRAQLAMCDGVIAYRLHASVAAFAYGIPAIGLSWNPKVTSFFEGIGYPERALEHERWTATDVVPAVEQAMAEGVLKDEEQLASVYTTLFAGLKGVLAPESDAVGYASHELRERLPRYPGTGPTEYRAKVTRKMRRLYDGYRARAYKS from the coding sequence ATGCACGTGATCCGCATCCTGCTGCTGACCAACAGGGACTGGGACAACGTCGGCGACCAGCTGATCGAGGCCGGCGTCATCTCCCTGATCCGCGCCGCGATGGGCAACCTCGGCTTCACCGGGGAGCAGTTCGAGATCGACAGCCGCGACGCTGAGCTCGTCCCGACCAGGTACCGGTTCACGGAGGACCCCTCGCTCCTCGAGCCGGCCCGGGAGGCGATCTCGAAGGCAGACGTGCTCGTGTTCGGCGGTTCACCGTTGTTCAACTACGCGTACCAGGACTTCTACCTCAGGACGATCAAGACCCTCCAGATCGCCCACGAGTTCGGCGTCCCAGCGATCCTCTCCAGCATCGGGGTCGAGGCCTTCGACGGGGAGAACCCCAAGGCGATCGCGTTGAGGGAGGCGCTGGCGCTGCCCGTCGTCCGACAGATCACCACCCGCGATGACCTCGCCTCACTCGAGCAGTTCGTCGCGGGCACCGACACCCCCATCGCGTTGGTCTCGGACCCGGCCGTCTACACGGACGTGGTCGTTCCCCGGAAGCCCGCCGCCACGCGCGAGAAGAAGCGCATCGGCCTCATGGTCACGCGGGCAGGCATCTTCAAGGACAACCAGATCCCGTTCACTGCCAAGAAACAGCGCGCGTTCTGGCAGGACGTCATCGTCGAACTCACCGCCCGCGGCTACGACTACCGACTCTTCACCACGGGACACTTCGCCGACGAGGTGCTTCTCGACCTCATGGTGCGCGAGGACGGGATTCCCGCCAAGAAGGTCGCCCTGACCGTGAACTCCCCCGAGGAGCTGCGTGCCCAGCTCGCGATGTGCGACGGCGTGATCGCCTACCGCCTCCACGCGTCCGTCGCCGCATTCGCCTACGGCATCCCCGCCATCGGCCTGTCATGGAACCCCAAGGTGACCAGCTTCTTCGAGGGCATCGGGTACCCGGAGCGGGCCCTGGAGCACGAACGCTGGACCGCGACGGACGTGGTACCCGCGGTTGAGCAGGCCATGGCCGAGGGCGTGCTGAAGGACGAGGAGCAGCTGGCCTCCGTCTACACCACGCTGTTCGCGGGCCTCAAGGGTGTCCTGGCGCCGGAGAGCGATGCGGTCGGCTACGCGTCGCACGAGCTCAGGGAGCGGCTCCCCCGGTACCCGGGCACCGGCCCCACGGAGTATCGAGCGAAAGTCACGCGGAAGATGAGACGCCTCTACGACGGCTACCGCGCCCGTGCCTACAAGAGCTAA
- a CDS encoding polysaccharide pyruvyl transferase family protein has translation MTAAQTTPDQSDQFKILLLTNRDSDNVGDQLIEASAISLIEGAMQNLGIARNRFSIHSRAAGMITKAYMKTGDPKQIESAKKSISESDVVIFGGAPLFNYRYQLFYLRTIRTIELAQEYGVPVLFSSIGVEKYDEASEKSMELKKALALPVVRQITTRDDIDSLRKYVAGTDVSVAHVSDPAVFADIVFSPKPKAARPAPKPAPAAPTSLRARVVGALPGPVEQRLRKVLHRPKPTQTPSTVPSPAAPTASVPERKKKIGLVVTRAGIFADNKIDFTAGKQRQLWLDIIRDLKARGYDYHLFTTGHFADEVLLDQLVKDDKVPAGKVTFTVNSPEELHAELSSCDGVIAYRLHASIASFAYGIPSIGLSWNFKVPYFYESVGHGDRALPVEKWTAEDIVPALEKAMAEGVHKDEAFLMTVYETLFAGLKGVFAPGSTAKPYTYAELHTELPRYAGTTEKDYRGKVTRKLRRTYEAYRRHAY, from the coding sequence GTGACCGCCGCGCAGACGACTCCCGACCAGAGCGACCAGTTCAAGATCCTCCTTCTGACAAACCGCGACTCGGACAACGTCGGGGACCAGCTGATCGAGGCTTCCGCCATCTCGCTGATCGAGGGCGCGATGCAGAACCTCGGGATCGCGCGGAACCGATTCAGCATCCACAGCCGGGCCGCGGGGATGATCACCAAGGCCTACATGAAGACCGGTGATCCCAAGCAGATCGAGTCGGCGAAGAAGTCCATCTCGGAGTCCGACGTCGTCATCTTCGGCGGCGCGCCGCTGTTCAACTACCGCTACCAGCTGTTCTACCTCCGCACGATCCGCACCATCGAGCTCGCGCAGGAGTACGGCGTGCCCGTGCTCTTCTCCAGCATCGGCGTTGAGAAGTACGACGAGGCCAGCGAGAAGTCCATGGAGCTCAAGAAGGCGCTGGCGCTGCCCGTCGTGCGCCAGATCACCACCCGGGACGACATCGACTCGCTGCGCAAGTACGTCGCCGGCACCGACGTCTCCGTCGCCCATGTCTCCGACCCCGCGGTGTTCGCCGACATCGTGTTCAGCCCGAAGCCGAAGGCTGCACGGCCGGCACCGAAGCCCGCCCCCGCGGCACCCACCTCGCTCCGGGCCCGGGTCGTCGGCGCCCTGCCCGGCCCTGTCGAGCAGCGGCTCCGCAAGGTCCTCCACCGACCCAAGCCGACCCAGACCCCGTCGACGGTCCCCTCCCCGGCGGCGCCGACCGCGTCGGTTCCCGAGCGGAAGAAGAAGATCGGCCTCGTCGTCACCCGCGCGGGCATCTTCGCCGACAACAAGATCGACTTCACGGCCGGCAAGCAGCGCCAGCTGTGGCTCGATATCATCCGCGATCTCAAGGCTCGCGGATACGATTACCATCTCTTCACCACCGGCCACTTCGCCGACGAGGTGCTGCTCGACCAGCTGGTGAAGGACGACAAGGTCCCAGCGGGCAAGGTCACCTTCACTGTCAACTCGCCCGAGGAGCTCCACGCGGAGCTGAGCTCATGTGACGGCGTGATCGCGTACCGCCTCCACGCGTCGATCGCCTCCTTCGCCTACGGCATCCCATCCATCGGGCTCTCCTGGAACTTCAAGGTCCCCTACTTCTACGAGTCCGTCGGGCACGGCGACCGTGCGCTGCCCGTGGAGAAGTGGACCGCCGAGGACATCGTCCCTGCTCTCGAGAAGGCGATGGCCGAAGGCGTGCACAAGGACGAGGCATTCCTCATGACGGTCTACGAGACCCTCTTCGCTGGGCTCAAGGGTGTCTTCGCTCCCGGCTCGACCGCGAAGCCCTACACGTACGCCGAACTTCACACCGAGCTGCCACGTTACGCCGGCACCACCGAGAAGGACTACCGGGGCAAGGTCACCCGCAAGCTGCGGCGTACCTACGAGGCGTATCGCCGCCACGCGTACTGA